In Methanocaldococcus sp. FS406-22, the genomic stretch AGCCTCTAAGTTAGAATGAATGTCACTAATTACTGCAATCATATTTATACACCTTTAGGATTATCGCTAAAATTAACTTTATCTCAGTAACATTTAAATATAAGTTGAGCTAACATCCTAAGATAATATAAAAAGTATTATTGTCATCATAAAAATTAAAAATTAGTATTAAAAAGTGTGATAATCATGCAGTATATTTATCCATTCACTGCAATCGTTGGACAGGAAAAGATGAAGAAGGCTTTAATTCTAAATGCTATAAATCCAAAGATTGGTGGAGTTTTAATTAGGGGAGAGAAAGGAACAGCAAAATCCACTGCAGTTAGAGCTTTAGCTGATTTATTGCCAGAGATTGAAGTTGTTGAAGGATGCCCATTCAACTGCGACCCAAATGGAGAGTTGTGTGATATCTGCAAAGAAAAGAAAGAGAGAGGAGAGCTAAAAGTAACAAAAAAGAAGATGAAGGTTGTTAATCTTCCAATTGGAGCTACTGAAGATAGAGTTATTGGAACTCTTGACATAGAAAAAGCTATAAAAGAAGGAATTAAAGCATTAGAGCCGGGAATTTTGGCAGAGGCAAATAGAAACATCCTCTACATTGATGAAGTTAATTTATTGGATGACCATATAATTGATGTTTTATTGGATGTTGCAGCAATGGGTTGGAACATCATTGAGAGAGAGGGAGTTAAGATAAAGCATCCTTCAAGATTTATATTAGTAGGAACTATGAATCCAGAGGAGGGGGAGTTAAGACCTCAAATTTTGGATAGATTTGGTTTAATGGTTGATGTTGAAGGATTAAATGATGTTAAAGATAGAGTAGAGGTTATAAAGAGGGTTGAGGAATTTAACAACAATCCAGAAGAGTTCTATAAAAAATTTGAAGAAGAACAGAAAAAATTAAGAGAAAAAATAATTAAAGCAAGAGAAATTTTAAATAAAGTTGAGATAAGCGATGAACTCTTAGAATTTATATCAAAAGTTTGTATTGAGTTAGGAATTCAAACAAATAGGGCCGATATAACTGTTGTTAGAACAGCTAAAGCTTTAGCTGCCTATAACGGAAGGACTTATGTAACTATAGATGATGTCAAGGAGGCTATGGAGTTAGCTCTACCTCACAGAATGAGAAGAAAACCATTTGAACCACCACAATTAAACAAAGAGAAGTTGGAGCAGATGATT encodes the following:
- a CDS encoding ATP-binding protein — translated: MQYIYPFTAIVGQEKMKKALILNAINPKIGGVLIRGEKGTAKSTAVRALADLLPEIEVVEGCPFNCDPNGELCDICKEKKERGELKVTKKKMKVVNLPIGATEDRVIGTLDIEKAIKEGIKALEPGILAEANRNILYIDEVNLLDDHIIDVLLDVAAMGWNIIEREGVKIKHPSRFILVGTMNPEEGELRPQILDRFGLMVDVEGLNDVKDRVEVIKRVEEFNNNPEEFYKKFEEEQKKLREKIIKAREILNKVEISDELLEFISKVCIELGIQTNRADITVVRTAKALAAYNGRTYVTIDDVKEAMELALPHRMRRKPFEPPQLNKEKLEQMINEFKQQKNNNEEEKEEQKNDDVKKNMMK